In the genome of Triticum urartu cultivar G1812 chromosome 5, Tu2.1, whole genome shotgun sequence, one region contains:
- the LOC125556085 gene encoding ASC1-like protein 1 isoform X1: protein MASLVEVFLGSYSSSVPVDWDAEAYPAYSDFAVLPLLVAFFPTLRFLLDQFAFEVLARRLIFGKGHDKLGETDETRKKINKFKESAWKFVYFLSAEFFSLSVTYNEPWFTNTRYFWVGPGEQLWPDQKMKLKLKAVYMYAAGFYIYSVFALLFWETRRKDFAISISHHVATVVLIVMSYICRITRAGSVILAIHDASDIFLEIGKMAKYSSCEWLAIVAFLLFVASWILLRLIVFPFWVLRSTSYEVPMILDKDNKIMSLYYYVCNSLCFTLLVFHIYWWVLIYRMLIKQIQCRGHVGDDVRSDSEGENNHED from the exons ATGGCGTCCCTCGTGGAGGTCTTCCTGGGCTCCTATTCTTCCTCGGTACCGGTGGACTGGGATGCGGAGGCCTACCCGGCGTACAGTGACTTCGCCGTGCTCCCCCTGCTCGTCGCCTTCTTCCCCACCTTGCGCTTCCTCCTCGATCAATTCGCCTTTGAG GTGTTAGCAAGACGACTTATATTTGGAAAGGGACATGATAAGCTTGGTGAAACAGATGAAACGAGAAAGAAAATCAATAAATTCAAGGAGTCAGCGTGGAAATTTGTCTATTTTCTTTCTGCGGAATTCTTTTCATTGTCCGTAACATACAACGAGCCATGGTTTACAAATACAAGATACTTTTGGGTAGGGCCTGGTGAGCAGCTCTGGCCTGATCAAAAGATGAA GCTGAAGCTTAAGGCTGTATACATGTATGCCGCCGGATTTTACATATATTCTGTCTTCGCTCTTCTGTTCTGGGAAACAAGACGCAAGGACTTCGCCATCTCGATCTCTCACCATGTGGCAACTGTTGTTCTGATTGTTATGTCCTATATTTGTAG AATAACTCGTGCTGGCTCGGTCATTTTAGCCATCCATGATGCAAGTGATATATTTCTAGAGATTGGAAAGATGGCCAAGTACAGTAGCTGTGAGTGGCTAGCTATTGTAGCATTTCTACTATTTGTGGCTTCGTGGATCCTTCTTCGGCTAATTGTTTTTCCTTTCTGGGTCCTAAGAAGCACAAG TTATGAAGTACCTATGATCCTGGACAAGGACAACAAAATAATGTCCTTGTACTACTATGTTTGCAACAGTCTCTGTTTCACACTTCTAGTATTTCACATATATTGGTGGGTACTGATTTACCGGATGCTAATTAAACAAATCCAATGCAGAGGACATGTTGGTGACGATGTCCGATCCG ATTCCGAAGGCGAAAACAATCATGAAGATTAA
- the LOC125556085 gene encoding ASC1-like protein 1 isoform X2, with translation MASLVEVFLGSYSSSVPVDWDAEAYPAYSDFAVLPLLVAFFPTLRFLLDQFAFEVLARRLIFGKGHDKLGETDETRKKINKFKESAWKFVYFLSAEFFSLSVTYNEPWFTNTRYFWVGPGEQLWPDQKMKLKLKAVYMYAAGFYIYSVFALLFWETRRKDFAISISHHVATVVLIVMSYICRITRAGSVILAIHDASDIFLEIGKMAKYSSCEWLAIVAFLLFVASWILLRLIVFPFWVLRSTRGHVGDDVRSDSEGENNHED, from the exons ATGGCGTCCCTCGTGGAGGTCTTCCTGGGCTCCTATTCTTCCTCGGTACCGGTGGACTGGGATGCGGAGGCCTACCCGGCGTACAGTGACTTCGCCGTGCTCCCCCTGCTCGTCGCCTTCTTCCCCACCTTGCGCTTCCTCCTCGATCAATTCGCCTTTGAG GTGTTAGCAAGACGACTTATATTTGGAAAGGGACATGATAAGCTTGGTGAAACAGATGAAACGAGAAAGAAAATCAATAAATTCAAGGAGTCAGCGTGGAAATTTGTCTATTTTCTTTCTGCGGAATTCTTTTCATTGTCCGTAACATACAACGAGCCATGGTTTACAAATACAAGATACTTTTGGGTAGGGCCTGGTGAGCAGCTCTGGCCTGATCAAAAGATGAA GCTGAAGCTTAAGGCTGTATACATGTATGCCGCCGGATTTTACATATATTCTGTCTTCGCTCTTCTGTTCTGGGAAACAAGACGCAAGGACTTCGCCATCTCGATCTCTCACCATGTGGCAACTGTTGTTCTGATTGTTATGTCCTATATTTGTAG AATAACTCGTGCTGGCTCGGTCATTTTAGCCATCCATGATGCAAGTGATATATTTCTAGAGATTGGAAAGATGGCCAAGTACAGTAGCTGTGAGTGGCTAGCTATTGTAGCATTTCTACTATTTGTGGCTTCGTGGATCCTTCTTCGGCTAATTGTTTTTCCTTTCTGGGTCCTAAGAAGCACAAG AGGACATGTTGGTGACGATGTCCGATCCG ATTCCGAAGGCGAAAACAATCATGAAGATTAA